A region of the Leptolyngbya sp. CCY15150 genome:
CACCACCTTATCGGGAGTGGAAGCTCCGGAGGTGACACCGATGGTCAAGGGGCCATCCGGTAGCCAGTTAACCTGGGTCTCCAACGCTCGGTGCAGCGGCTTATGCTCCACCTGATTGCCCGGGCCAATGCGATCGCCACTGTCGATGTGGTAGGACGGAATGCCGCGTTCGGTGGCAATTTCCTGTAGGTGGGTGGTGTTGGATGAATTGAAGCCACCAATCACCACCATCAGATCTAGATTTTTTTCCACCAGATCAAACATGGCATCCTGACGCTCTTGGGTGGCATCACAGATGGTGTTGAAGCTGAGGAAATGTTGATTGAGATCAATGGGGCCATACTTTTTCATCATGGTGCGTTCAAACAGCTTGCCGATTTGCTCTGTTTCCCCTTTGAGCATGGTGGTTTGGTTGGCAATGCCCACGCGATCTAGGTCGCGATCGGGATCGAAACCTTCGGAACAGGCAAGCCGGAATTTCTCCATGAAGACTTGGCGATCGCCCCCGTTGAGAATGTAATCACACACATACTGGGCTTCCGCCAGGTTCAGCACAATCAAATAGGTGCGGGCAAAGGAGCTAGTGGCGATGGTTTCTTCGTGGTTATATTTGCCGTGGATGATGGAGGTATGGTTGCCCTTCTTGTGCTTTTCCACCGTATTCCACACCTTAGAAACCCAGGGGCAGGTGGTGTCTACAATGGTGCAGCCGCGATCGTTGAGGAGCTGCATCTCCGGCACACTTGCGCCAAAGGCAGGCAAAATCACCACATCCCCTTGGTCTACGACGGAGAAATCTTTTTGCCCATCCCGCACTTCAATGAAGCCCACCTTCATATCCCGCAGATGCTGGTTCACAGATGGATTATGGATAATTTCGTTGGTAATCCAAATGCGCTCTGTGGGGAACTGCTGACGGGTTTCATAGGCCATGGCCACCGCCCGCTCCACGCCCCAGCAAAACCCGAAGGCTTCTGCTAGGTGAATCGTCACATCGCCCTGGGTTAGGGTATAGTCGTGGTCGCGAATGTACTGAATGAGATCACTTTGATACTCTGACTTCATTGCGCCCGAGACATCTTCATCGTGCCCGAAGCCTTTGCGGTGATACTTCTGAGATTGATTAAGCGATCGCTTAAAGGCTTTGGTATCCATGCTTGCTATACCCCTGGATTCTGCAACAACATTGGTATGATTGGGCCGGCTCACTGACAGCAACGGTCATTCACTAGCCTATCAGACAGTCGGAAGCCCTGCCTTAACTGTAGGATAGGAACTTCACTACACCAATCATTAGCCTAGCCATGCATAGATGGACGGTTTATCCCCAAGGAGTCCAGACCTAGTGCCTGGCTCCGGGTCTCCCTAACCCGATTCCATCCCTTCTTGATCTGCCCTGCCTTGATAAATCTGCCATGAACATTCAATTTGGTCGAGAGATTTGCGGACATCTGCACAGCGCTGAAGAGCGTGAATGGTTAGTCACCAACGGCATCGGTGGCTATGCCTCCGGCACCGTGGCTGGTCTGCTGACCCGTCGCTACCACGGGGTTTTGATTGCTGCTCTAAACCCACCGGTGCGGCGCACGCTGTTGGTGAC
Encoded here:
- a CDS encoding 4-hydroxy-3-methylbut-2-enyl diphosphate reductase; translation: MDTKAFKRSLNQSQKYHRKGFGHDEDVSGAMKSEYQSDLIQYIRDHDYTLTQGDVTIHLAEAFGFCWGVERAVAMAYETRQQFPTERIWITNEIIHNPSVNQHLRDMKVGFIEVRDGQKDFSVVDQGDVVILPAFGASVPEMQLLNDRGCTIVDTTCPWVSKVWNTVEKHKKGNHTSIIHGKYNHEETIATSSFARTYLIVLNLAEAQYVCDYILNGGDRQVFMEKFRLACSEGFDPDRDLDRVGIANQTTMLKGETEQIGKLFERTMMKKYGPIDLNQHFLSFNTICDATQERQDAMFDLVEKNLDLMVVIGGFNSSNTTHLQEIATERGIPSYHIDSGDRIGPGNQVEHKPLHRALETQVNWLPDGPLTIGVTSGASTPDKVVATIIEQIFAIKTLAGVN